The window GTTAGTTACCGGTACTTGTTACTAAAGAGACACTTTGAGTCTTTAGTATGGCTTCCGTTTTTCTGATTTCCAGTCTGTTTCTCCTTTAATGCTTTTGCAACTTTATTTTAATCCACACCCTTGAAGAGAAAGAGTGAGTCCACTTAAAAAGAAGTAGGACTTGAAAACCATGTGACAAAGGACATGGAATCGAATTATTCTTTTTGCACACACCTTCCCAGTTTTATACCTGTCTGATGAGGGAAATGCTGGATCACATGAAGGTGGTGATTTCAGGCatacatgaaatatttgttaCTCTTTGAATGCTCAGGGATGCTTCCTGTGTCTTTTGCTTTAGGAAAAGTCACCCTGATGCTAATTACCTTGATTTTGTCTAGGAGGTCACTTTCAGGGTTAAATGTTTCCTTAACAGTCTTCTGTAGGTATTGTAATAGGGATTTTGATGATGAAAAAATCCTTATACAGCATCAGAAAGCAAAGCACTTTAAATGCCATATATGTCACAAGAAACTGTATACAGGACCTGGTTTAGCTATACATTGCATGCAGGTAAGGAGTTTTAGATTTACGTGGGCTTTTTCTAAGAGTATCTAAAATTTGAATGAATACTGACCTTAAAAAGGTGGCGTTTGGGGCTTCCTTAAAGGAAGGATCTTAAAGGATCTTAAAGGCTGATGCAAAAAAGGCAGCAATGGCCTGTTTCCAGCACAGGAGTCCTGCTGTGTCAGCAGTCAGATGGACACTGtgcagcagagctctctgccCTCAGTTCTGGAGGAGGAGTGAAGGAATTGTGTTGCCTTGTTGTTCTAAGTCTGTAAAGTGGTTTTAGAGCTAATAGTAGTTACCAGAGATTAGGAAGCACAATCGAGGATATGCTTGGCCAGAGAGATTATTCCCATTAAGAATGTTCCTTTTTTATCTTGAAACTGGCTGAAGAACGCAGAGAATTGAACCTGAATTGTGGTCAGCagcatttgtttggttttctttttctttaggtaCATAAGGAAACAATAGATGCTGTTCCAAATGCTATTCCCGGAAGAACAGACATTGAACTGGAAATCTATGGGATGGAGGGCATTCCAGAAAAAGATATGGAGGAACGGAGGAGGTTACTTGAACAAAAAACTCAGGGTAAGGTGTTATTTCCCTGGTCTGATCCTTACTCAGCCGTGGATGCAGTGAGGGTCGGCTTTAAAATTCCAGATTGgaattttactggttttgttcCAACCAGAACACCCCAGATAAAGTTAATTTCATGGAATGTAATTTGCATTCTGTCTGACCATCCACTGTCCTGtctgcagagagccagaaaaagaaacaacaggatGATTCTGATGAGTATGAAGATGACGAATCTGCGGCTTCAACTTCATTTCAACCCCAGCAAGTTCAGCCACAGCAGGGGTACATTCCCCCAATGGCACAGCCGGGTTTGCCTCCTGTGCCAGGTGCTCCAGGGATGCCTCCAGGTGAGAGGGTGTGAAAAGCTGGGTAGAAATTACACAAATTGCTGAGTAATAATCTGCCCTTTTAACACTGGGTCTGGGAGGTCACAAAATAGTTCTGTGAGGTGCAGATAAGcagtttcttcattttcttcccccaTTTTATGTCCTTCCCTTGCAAGTCTTCCTTCATGGAGTAGATTAAGGTTCCTAAAGCTGGTATGTAGATTGAAGGCATGTGGTAGTAAGACAGCTTAGTGCTTCAAAGAGGTGTCTGCCAGAgatgtttgtttgtggggttttggaAACAGGGCAGAAAGGCTGTTGCGTATGTAGAGACTGCTCACACAGAACAGGCAGTTTATACACAGGCCACAAATATGGTGAGGAAAGAATTTTGCTCAGTGAGTGAAAAATGGTCTCTTCTCCTTGCAATAAGGTGTGTTCTTTGGAGACCACTAAGAAAATTTAGAGTCTTGCAGGACAGAGAGCAACGAATCCAAGTCAGATTTGCAGGTGTTGTATATTGTATTGTTTGTAAGCAACGTTATTTCAAAAGCACCCTTTTAGAGCTTCTTGTAAAGCAGTTATCCAGTCCACATTTATTAGATGCCGTTTGTTAGCAACTATATGTTGTCAGAGTtgctgaaaatgtatttttcttttcaggtatTCCACCATTAATGGCAGGTGTTCCACCTATGATGCCTGGAATGCCTCCAGTTATGCCTGGAATGCCACCTGGGTGAGTAGCAAGGAAGACTTGATATTACATGTAAATACTGTGCATTTCAAACTGTCACAGAAGAAGtaaagctaattaaaaaaatgtgtttaggAAATTGTAAACTCTGTGACCTAAATATTAAGACTAACTAGAGAAGTGGATGGCTGTAAACCAACATGTAAAATATGGCCAAGCTGTGAGTTTATGTGTAAAGTATGTtgcctttcttttaatttcattaaatagTAGTATATTAATTTAAAGTTTTGCTGTGTTGGTTTAGAGCCTTCTGTGAGCCACTGTTCCCTTGTGCACTGCACATATGTTGTGCATCTGCTTATCAGTCATCAACCTAACAGGAAAAAGATACTGgatggtttatatttttcttgtattttggGCAAAAGGTGTTGGTTTTTTATGCTTGTTTGGGGTTGACACCGTACCCTATCacaatgtgttttgaaaattcACAGTTAGATTTTTGATTTTGTCATAAATTTTCACAGATTACATCAACAGAGAAAATACATGCAGTCATTTTGTGGTGGAAACATGTAAGCATCTCATTAATGTAATTCTAGGTACATTCATTATGCCATTTTATGTCATGTTTTTGATAAGCTTGAAATTGTCTTACTGAAAACCTCTGAATATTGCCTGAGAATTTGGGGAAAATGTCTAATtagattttgttgttgtgtaATATATGAAGTTTTTATGCTTTatctaaatatttcaaaactttgTGTGAAATGTGCTCTACATAATATTAACAAAATAGACCCTTAGGGGTCTCTTGGACCAGAGTAGAGCTCCATGTGCTCAGTCCTTTACAGTGCAGAACATACTGCAGGAACTCAGTTTTAAAGTTCACTGAGGTGGAAGGTGGTTGTCTTTTGGGACATAAAGATTGATTTAACAatctttgaatttaaaaatcatgtcACAGTCAAATGTGGTGTGGATGCTCATCAAGACTTTAGCTTTTCTGAGTGGAAACTAAACAGAATTTAATCAGGTTTTCTGGTGCTTAGTCCTGACTAAACTGCTCGTTAACATCAGGTGACTGTTACATCACCCAGTAAAAACACAACTGGATTTGCCAAACCTTCCCTGCATTTCCATTTGGGAGCAGAGGTTGCACTATCTTTTTACCCATTTTAATCTAAAGTTTtacttacttttaaaatgatTGTCTTGTGtctaaaaatgaggaaagaggAATTAGGACACAGAAAGCAACTTTGTTTTTAGTTTGACAGTATTTCTAGCACTGTCTCTGCAGTCCCTCGGGAAGTTCCCTTTCTgggggcagcaggcaggagcatcCAGCACTTTTTTGTGTCTAATGTGTGTGTCAGGACTGACTTTGCTTCCTCTGACCATCACCCCCGAAAGGGGTAATGGTGCTATGTTTGCAGCCattcctgctcctgcactggGTGTTCCCTTTAGCAGTGGCAGAGGAGTTGGGAATAGAGCTCAGGCTTTGCAGAATGAGTGCTCACCTCCTCATGGTGATTTATTTTGATCCTGAAACACCAGTGGTGAAGGTGTCTTGACTCTGTCATACAAACAAACTGCTTCTtagtggggttttggggtgttgcTGCACATCTGTTTATCTTGCTCACTAAAGTAATGAGTGTTCCCTTATTTTGTTTCCCTTATCTGTCTTCAAGCATCTGCAAAAAATTAAGCAAATCTAAGCTACACTTGGTTTGTTCCCTGTAAAGCAATCACACACATTCATCTAGGGAAAAGCCCTTTTtaatatggagaaaaatatattataatgaGAACttctcatattaaaaaaaacgAAACCACTTTATCATTAGTATGTGGATTATTTACTGTAATTGAAACTCCAGCAGCTTTCTTACCCTCTGCTTTTATCAATATTTTGTGGATAGTTGTACACATTTGGGTTCTCTGCCATTCACTTGTGGTGTCAGAGGAGTAACAGCAGATGTACAGTGATTGAAGGGTGATTTGAACTGGCTGTTTTCCTACATTCAGACTTCCTGAGTGTTCTTAGATCATGTTCTTGGAACACTTTGCTGCAACTGGTAGCCTGAAATAGATTTCAAGAGGGACACCAGTTCTGGAAATTTCATAATAGTGGAAGTGAAATCTTAAGAAATTAAAGTTCAAattttcttggggttttgggtGTTGggtttcttggtttttttttctcgtGAAGTCAGCTGGTTTTGAATTGCCATTTATCATGATTTTTTTGTCTAATACAGGTATGTGCCAATTGTCTTAACAGTTTATCACGAGTGTTCATACCagtgttcattttctgtttaatagGATGATGCCAATGGGTGGAATGATGCCTCCTGGGCCAGGAATCCCACCTCTTATGCCTGGTATGCCACCAGGTAGGTCAGGGTTGTCGAACTCGTACTATGGTGAgagttatatttatttattttcactaaGATATAGGATTTATATAAGTGCCACCACCTTGATGTGGTTTGATTGCCACAGAAGCCACTCTTGTGCAGAGGTGGTTGATTTATGGCTTTTTATTATGAATAATTATTTGAGTTTTACTCTGTCGttaaagtgaaaaatagaaTATAGTTTTCTTATTGCATATCCTCTGGCTGTTGTGTTgcctcatcctttttttttaatgtctgtggCTACAGCTGGAAAATAGTAATGATTGAAAATGTGGAATGTGAGGAATAATGCTGGTGATTTACCCAACTAATGAGCCTTCTGTTTGAAGAAACTTAACTGCAGTTTTGATCTCTTACCATAGCTGGAAGAGATGTCTCTTGAGCTTGTGCAGCTCTTGAGCAGCCTTAAGTTCTCAGGGTGTTCCACCCgagcagcagctgtgtggtaATGAGCTGAGATTTGCTGGTTTGCTTGATGGAACCCCTGGGAGCTGTTAACTTCCCACCTGACCCTCTCCTAGAGCCCCATGCACGCCAAGTGCAGGTTTTGGGATGACAGACTACAAAAAGTCACTGTGCTGAagccccccagcagcactgacGGTGTTTGTCACAGTCCTGGTGCTGTTCATAAGGGCTGAAGGCTCTTTGATTTTGTACCAGTCTCATCCACACTCGTGGCAGGGTGGGCACAGTGTGTTGGAAACAGTTACTGCATTAATTGCATTGGTTTAATGAGAGTATAAACTTCATTATGGAAGCTTTAGTAAAAAAGTGACTtatttcagtgctgctctgaagGGTTGGAGGTTACTGCTATGTTACTGCTTGGTGATTGCTGACGTTACCCTGTGTCATGTTTCGTTTTACTGTTGCCTTAGAAATACATCTTCCTTGTGGGAGATGGTTCTGAGGAAGCTGTGAACAGAATTCTCTAAAGGAATACTCTTTCCCCCTGGAGCCTGATCCGTTGGCAATGCTTTGTGGTTGCAGGTATGCCTCCCCCCGTGGGGCCGCGGCCTGGCATGCCCCCAATGACACAAGCACAGCCTGTCACAGCTCCGGGCATCCTTAACCggcctccagctcctgctgcaacagcacccaccccacagcctcCAGTCACTAAACCACTCTTCCCAAGTGCAGGGCAGGTAAGGTATCCCAGAGCCTGGAATAGCTGCTGTTATATCCATCAAATTGCCACAGTGTCAGCAGTGGCTGTTTATTACTGAGGAGGCCCCAGAAATGACTGGTTTCTTGCTTGGGTTGATTTTGAAGTTTAATTCAGTGTAGTGCTTGAGTGAATTGTAAGAGATTCTTTGTCTTGCAACAGCTGTGGAACCAAACAGTTCTGTAAGCATGTGGGCAAGAGAGGAGTAGGCAAAACACTTCTTTGTTTAATGCCTTTAGTTTGTTGTTTATAAAGGTGCTTTGGGTGGGTGAAGGGATGTGTTAGTCAGCCCCAGGAGTCTGATTGCATAGAACTCTACCTAAAATTTCCAAATTACGAGTCTTGGCATGACTCGTTCTCAGCTATTCTCGTAATGGGCTCTCTGCCAATTGATAGACTGATTTATTCTGTCATCTTGTTAAACTGCTTAAACACTGCCTGAGTTAGGAGGTTCTTTACTTCAGAAAGATTAGGTGTAAGTTAGGGTAGTAAAAAATCCATTCCAATGTGTCGGGGAGGGAAGTGGGGATTGATCGTGGCTTGTGACCTCTTCCCTTTGAATGCACTTGTGTGTAAGTCCTGAAGTCTTTACTTGCTTGCAAGTATGTTGCAGAAACCTTCATAGtgtattatttgcattttggaCTTCTGCAGGGAAGATACTTGTTTACAAAAACCCAGTCCTTTAATAAGAAAGGGTTTAGCATAAGAAATCCTTTCATGTGGATACTTTCCACCCATTTGTTTGGAGACttttcactgtttcctttcttttatgcTACAGATGGGGACACCTGTCACAAGCTCAAGTGCAGCTTCCTCCAATTCAGAAAGTCTGTCAGCGTCTTCTAACGCTCTGTTTCCTAGCACAGCACAAGTACGCAGGAAGTCACAGTTCAAAACAAATTGCTTTGCAACTTAACCCTTTGGACCGTTCTGTGAAATCTAAAATTGACTAAACATCTTCAGATCACTTCTGTTACCTTCCTGATTATGTTTAGCTGGTAAAACCGCAGAGTCCTTGATTGGGAGTTTGTCTTACTAGAAATAAGCTTGTCAAAGTGCCCGATTTTTCTTAGTGTGAAAGAATGACATGTTACATCCTGGTTCTAAAGGGTTAAAAAAGCATGAAAGCagttaaatgcattttagtGGGCAGTGGTTAGCTTGATGCATGGTGAAGGCTTTTTAGTTCATGTTGTTTAATATGGTACATCACAACGTGTAGggaatttttcatttgcattatgTGCAAAatgttagatttttttgttttgttttgattgggAAGTTCAGATAATTATAAATACACAGTGACTAGAAACAAAAGCATTCTCTTATAACTAAGGTTTGCTTTGGAGATTGCTGTGTCTTCTGAGACAGCTTTGTATAGCAGACatttgcagggttttttaaagaaaaaagtaggaaaGGTGAATTGCTGGAATCTGTAGTGAACCTCATATCTGCTTCCACTGATTCTTCATTCTCAAATGAGATTAAAGTTCTGTAGGTAGACATAGTACTTTGTGACAATGCTTCAGTGTTTTTATGCAGAGAACACTTCAAAGCCCTGACACAATAGAGCTTTCTTAAATATTGgattaaaatattacttaactactaaattttaatgaaaactaaCAGTTTGAGCTGTACTCTGAACTAATGGTTGCTAAAGTATGTTAATTAGTGAGAGACCAATGAATTTATACTTAGAGCTCTTTACAAAACAATGGTTCAGGAAAGATTCAGACATCTACcaaattcagtatttcagatAAAGGTTTTGATagtggggttttgggtttttttgtttgttccttttgtCTAGTTGTGGCTTTTGACCTGCAAATTTTAGACtttccagtgtgtgtgtgtgtgtctatgtgTATAtcctgggttttattttggtttgttttcagttgctCTAGTATGCAATAAGGCTGAACTTTACTTTTGTCAAGCTTGTTATAATTACGTATCTCACTGGAAGGTTTCAGAGCTCTAAGAGACATCATTATTTAAGTTTGCTTATGCTTTGAGATACAAGTATTGACCTGTCCCTGTgttccacaggctgcagcagctgtgccagggccagtTGGTACTGATTTCAAACCTTTGAATTCTACACCTGCAACGACAACAGAGCCCCCAAAACCTACATTCCCTGCTTACACACAGTCCACAGCCTCAACCACTAGCACCACCAACAGTACTGCAGCTAAACCAGCCACATCTATAACAAGTAAGCCTGCTACCCTCACCACAACCAGTGCAACCAGTAAGTTGATCCATCCAGATGAGGATATATCACTGGTaagttaaaatgttttcattgtctcactgaaaaatgcagtttgtgcTGGTATGGCTgattaaatggaatttcttctgcACTCTGtattatgtgtattttaataatgGTGAGAGTGCAAACTGTGCAGAATTAATGTAACTGAGATGACTGGCATATGGCAGTGCTCTTGCTGCAGTTCTGTGCCTTAGCTTTGTTGGTGTTGGGAAATCACTCAACTCAAAATATAATTTGGACTTTTCCTGCAATGTGACTTAAGCTTGAAGTTTAATACATACAGGTAGTGTAGAACAAGAGACTGAACAGTTTGAGGTGGTTTTGGTGCTGTTACAGCAGtcagaaaatggaatttatGGATAAAACAAATGAACCTTAATTTCAGGTCAGGTATCTTTAGATTTGTATTCAGCATTTTTGTCTCAGCTTAAGAGAAAAAGGCTTTGTTgagctggggagaggcagaATTTGTGTTGTGTGCAAAACACTCTGTTGGCTGATATTAGATGCAGTAACTCTGCAAGAAAGGGGAAAATCCAG is drawn from Chiroxiphia lanceolata isolate bChiLan1 chromosome 19, bChiLan1.pri, whole genome shotgun sequence and contains these coding sequences:
- the ZNF207 gene encoding BUB3-interacting and GLEBS motif-containing protein ZNF207 isoform X3, which produces MGRKKKKQLKPWCWYCNRDFDDEKILIQHQKAKHFKCHICHKKLYTGPGLAIHCMQVHKETIDAVPNAIPGRTDIELEIYGMEGIPEKDMEERRRLLEQKTQESQKKKQQDDSDEYEDDESAASTSFQPQQVQPQQGYIPPMAQPGLPPVPGAPGMPPGIPPLMAGVPPMMPGMPPVMPGMPPGMMPMGGMMPPGPGIPPLMPGMPPGRSGLSNSYYGMPPPVGPRPGMPPMTQAQPVTAPGILNRPPAPAATAPTPQPPVTKPLFPSAGQAAAAVPGPVGTDFKPLNSTPATTTEPPKPTFPAYTQSTASTTSTTNSTAAKPATSITSKPATLTTTSATSKLIHPDEDISLEERRAQLPKYQRNLPRPGQAALGNPPVGPIGGMMPPQPGIPPQQQGMRPPMPPHGQYGAHHQGMPGYLPGAMPPYGQGPPMVPPYQSGPPRPPMGMRPPVMSQGGRY
- the ZNF207 gene encoding BUB3-interacting and GLEBS motif-containing protein ZNF207 isoform X4 gives rise to the protein MGRKKKKQLKPWCWYCNRDFDDEKILIQHQKAKHFKCHICHKKLYTGPGLAIHCMQVHKETIDAVPNAIPGRTDIELEIYGMEGIPEKDMEERRRLLEQKTQESQKKKQQDDSDEYEDDESAASTSFQPQQVQPQQGYIPPMAQPGLPPVPGAPGMPPGIPPLMAGVPPMMPGMPPVMPGMPPGMMPMGGMMPPGPGIPPLMPGMPPGMPPPVGPRPGMPPMTQAQPVTAPGILNRPPAPAATAPTPQPPVTKPLFPSAGQAAAAVPGPVGTDFKPLNSTPATTTEPPKPTFPAYTQSTASTTSTTNSTAAKPATSITSKPATLTTTSATSKLIHPDEDISLEERRAQLPKYQRNLPRPGQAALGNPPVGPIGGMMPPQPGIPPQQQGMRPPMPPHGQYGAHHQGMPGYLPGAMPPYGQGPPMVPPYQSGPPRPPMGMRPPVMSQGGRY
- the ZNF207 gene encoding BUB3-interacting and GLEBS motif-containing protein ZNF207 isoform X2, whose product is MGRKKKKQLKPWCWYCNRDFDDEKILIQHQKAKHFKCHICHKKLYTGPGLAIHCMQVHKETIDAVPNAIPGRTDIELEIYGMEGIPEKDMEERRRLLEQKTQESQKKKQQDDSDEYEDDESAASTSFQPQQVQPQQGYIPPMAQPGLPPVPGAPGMPPGIPPLMAGVPPMMPGMPPVMPGMPPGMMPMGGMMPPGPGIPPLMPGMPPGMPPPVGPRPGMPPMTQAQPVTAPGILNRPPAPAATAPTPQPPVTKPLFPSAGQMGTPVTSSSAASSNSESLSASSNALFPSTAQAAAAVPGPVGTDFKPLNSTPATTTEPPKPTFPAYTQSTASTTSTTNSTAAKPATSITSKPATLTTTSATSKLIHPDEDISLEERRAQLPKYQRNLPRPGQAALGNPPVGPIGGMMPPQPGIPPQQQGMRPPMPPHGQYGAHHQGMPGYLPGAMPPYGQGPPMVPPYQSGPPRPPMGMRPPVMSQGGRY
- the ZNF207 gene encoding BUB3-interacting and GLEBS motif-containing protein ZNF207 isoform X1 codes for the protein MGRKKKKQLKPWCWYCNRDFDDEKILIQHQKAKHFKCHICHKKLYTGPGLAIHCMQVHKETIDAVPNAIPGRTDIELEIYGMEGIPEKDMEERRRLLEQKTQESQKKKQQDDSDEYEDDESAASTSFQPQQVQPQQGYIPPMAQPGLPPVPGAPGMPPGIPPLMAGVPPMMPGMPPVMPGMPPGMMPMGGMMPPGPGIPPLMPGMPPGRSGLSNSYYGMPPPVGPRPGMPPMTQAQPVTAPGILNRPPAPAATAPTPQPPVTKPLFPSAGQMGTPVTSSSAASSNSESLSASSNALFPSTAQAAAAVPGPVGTDFKPLNSTPATTTEPPKPTFPAYTQSTASTTSTTNSTAAKPATSITSKPATLTTTSATSKLIHPDEDISLEERRAQLPKYQRNLPRPGQAALGNPPVGPIGGMMPPQPGIPPQQQGMRPPMPPHGQYGAHHQGMPGYLPGAMPPYGQGPPMVPPYQSGPPRPPMGMRPPVMSQGGRY